One genomic window of Roseateles sp. DAIF2 includes the following:
- a CDS encoding glycosyltransferase has translation MRLVLLGDGESPHLLKWARALRPRVELWAASSRGFLPEFEALLPAERRLALGSAAAHAGGNVAVLRKLPALGAWLSRVDADWINAHYLTSHGTLAWAAKAGWRLRARIAGSAWGSDILVTPRQGAAYRWLTRRVLRACALCTSDSRHMTERMQQEDLGAGEVMTFPFGLEELPAQDLGPKQPWLFFANRGLEPIYRPQRVIEVFAALARQQPEARLVVANDGSLRAALERQVQVLGLQGRVEFVGRLDARTQAGWYAKARWYLSLPASDSVAVSVLEAMAHQCVPILAELPANRELIAPDAGQGLILADGALPDVSTLAGLDAAAAGRANRAWVAEHGLFAPAVARFVARLQELSSQIK, from the coding sequence ATGAGGCTGGTTCTCCTCGGCGACGGCGAAAGCCCGCATCTGCTGAAATGGGCGCGCGCGCTGCGGCCGCGGGTCGAGCTGTGGGCGGCTTCGAGCCGCGGCTTCCTACCGGAGTTCGAGGCCCTGCTGCCGGCCGAGCGGCGCCTGGCGCTGGGCAGCGCGGCCGCCCATGCCGGCGGCAATGTGGCGGTGCTGAGGAAACTACCGGCGCTGGGCGCCTGGCTGTCCCGGGTCGACGCCGACTGGATCAACGCGCATTACCTGACCTCGCATGGCACGCTGGCCTGGGCCGCCAAGGCCGGCTGGCGCCTGCGCGCGCGCATCGCCGGCTCGGCCTGGGGCAGCGACATCCTGGTCACGCCCCGGCAGGGCGCGGCCTACCGCTGGCTGACGCGGCGCGTGCTGCGCGCCTGCGCGCTTTGCACCTCCGACTCGCGCCACATGACCGAGCGCATGCAGCAAGAAGATCTCGGTGCCGGCGAGGTGATGACCTTTCCCTTCGGCCTGGAGGAGTTGCCCGCGCAGGACCTGGGGCCGAAACAGCCCTGGCTGTTCTTCGCCAACCGCGGCCTGGAGCCGATCTACCGGCCGCAGCGGGTGATCGAGGTCTTCGCCGCGCTGGCGCGGCAGCAGCCGGAGGCGCGGCTGGTGGTGGCCAACGACGGCTCGCTGCGCGCCGCGCTGGAGCGGCAGGTGCAGGTGCTGGGCCTGCAGGGCCGTGTCGAGTTCGTCGGCCGGCTGGATGCCCGGACCCAGGCCGGCTGGTATGCCAAGGCGCGCTGGTACCTGAGCCTGCCGGCCAGCGATTCGGTCGCGGTCTCGGTGCTGGAGGCGATGGCGCATCAATGCGTGCCGATCCTGGCCGAGCTGCCGGCCAATCGCGAGCTGATCGCGCCGGACGCGGGGCAGGGCCTGATCCTGGCCGATGGCGCGCTGCCGGATGTTTCGACGCTGGCGGGCCTGGACGCGGCGGCCGCCGGGCGCGCCAACCGCGCCTGGGTGGCCGAGCATGGCCTGTTTGCACCGGCGGTGGCGCGCTTTGTCGCGCGGCTGCAAGAATTGTCATCACAGATTAAATGA
- a CDS encoding glycosyltransferase family 4 protein, translated as MKILLINHYAGSPQYGMEYRPYYLAREWVRAGHQVLILAASYSHVRTQQPERLGETIDGISYCWYPTPAYQGNGLGRVRNIWSFCRQVAKDADILVREFAPDAVIASSTYPMDIWVARKIARQAEAKLVYEVHDLWPLSPIELSGMSPKHPFALLCQKAENDAYRDADRVVSMLPKVQEHMAAHGLDLAKLHIVPNGITLDEWDEERAPGLQSEIAAHIATQRAAGKLIVGYAGSHGLPNALDTLLDAAKLLKGQPLQIVMVGGGHEKARLAARVRDEGLGNVALFDAIPKAQIPALLAAFDIAYIGWQRTPIYRFGIAPNKLMDYMMARRPVLHSVEAGNDPVAEAGAGLTVAPEDPRAVAEGLQRLAALPTAERAAMGERGRRFVLAHHTYPVLARRFIDALS; from the coding sequence ATGAAGATCCTGCTGATCAACCACTACGCCGGCTCGCCACAGTACGGCATGGAATACCGCCCCTACTACCTGGCGCGCGAATGGGTGCGCGCCGGGCATCAGGTGCTGATCCTGGCCGCGTCCTACTCGCATGTGCGCACCCAGCAGCCGGAGCGCCTGGGCGAGACCATCGACGGCATCTCCTACTGCTGGTATCCGACGCCGGCCTACCAGGGCAACGGCCTGGGCCGGGTGCGCAATATCTGGTCCTTCTGCCGCCAGGTCGCCAAGGACGCCGACATCCTGGTGCGCGAATTCGCGCCCGACGCGGTGATCGCCTCCAGCACCTACCCGATGGACATCTGGGTGGCGCGCAAGATCGCGCGCCAGGCCGAGGCCAAGCTGGTCTACGAGGTGCATGACCTGTGGCCGCTGTCGCCGATCGAGCTGTCGGGCATGTCGCCGAAGCATCCCTTCGCGCTCTTGTGCCAGAAGGCCGAGAACGATGCCTACCGCGACGCGGACCGGGTGGTCTCGATGCTGCCCAAGGTGCAGGAGCACATGGCCGCCCATGGCCTGGATCTGGCCAAGCTGCACATCGTGCCCAACGGCATCACCCTGGACGAATGGGACGAGGAGCGGGCGCCGGGCCTGCAGTCCGAGATCGCGGCCCATATCGCCACCCAGCGCGCGGCCGGCAAGCTGATCGTCGGCTATGCCGGCTCGCATGGCCTGCCGAATGCGCTGGACACGCTGCTGGACGCGGCCAAGCTGCTGAAGGGCCAGCCCTTGCAGATCGTGATGGTGGGCGGCGGCCATGAGAAGGCGCGGCTGGCGGCGCGGGTACGCGACGAGGGCCTGGGCAATGTGGCGCTGTTCGACGCGATCCCGAAGGCGCAGATCCCGGCGCTGCTGGCGGCCTTCGACATCGCCTACATCGGCTGGCAGCGCACCCCGATCTACCGCTTCGGCATCGCGCCGAACAAGCTGATGGACTACATGATGGCGCGCCGGCCCGTGCTGCATTCGGTCGAGGCCGGCAATGATCCGGTGGCCGAGGCCGGTGCCGGCCTGACTGTGGCGCCGGAAGACCCGCGCGCGGTGGCCGAGGGCCTGCAGCGCCTGGCCGCGCTGCCGACGGCGGAGCGCGCCGCGATGGGCGAGCGCGGCCGCCGCTTCGTGCTGGCGCACCATACCTATCCCGTACTGGCCCGACGTTTCATCGACGCACTCTCATGA